The Armatimonadota bacterium genomic interval AGCGACGTGCCGTTTCACCGATGGCATCGTGGGGGAGAAGAAGGCTTGAGGCTTGAGGCTTGAGGGTTTGGGGGTGGAGTCCCAGGGATTGGCCCCCGGAATTCCCTGGGCTTTGGGGAGGGAGGATGGGTGGGTGTGTTTGCCAATGGTGACGGCGATCGATTTGGCCGGCCCGTGGCTTGTCCAAGTGTGGGGTTGCGTCGTATGCTCGACCTGCGTTTGTGAGGGCCGTGTCCAACGGGTGTTCATTCGCGGCGGCCCCCGCTACATTACTGGTCCAAGAGCAGCTTCGATGTCACTGGAATCTTTGCCTAAGCATCTTCGTTTGCCACACTTGCGGCCGTTGCAACCGATGCCGGTGCGCAAAGACGGCAAGGCGTATATCGCGCTGCGCGACCCGGCGATGTTGTCCAAGCAGACGATGATCGTGCCGGCCCAGGCGATGGCGGCCCTCCAGCAGTTCCAGGGTCAGCGGACCATCGACAAGATCGCGCAACAGCTCAACGGCGATGTCGATCAGCTGATCGAGTTGGCCAAGCAACTGGACAAGCTCGGGCTGCTGTGGGGACCAACGTTCGAGCAACTCGAAACGGAGCTGAAAGAGAAGCTTCAAAGCAAGGGCGCGTTCCCTGCCACCGCATCGCGCGCGATGGGCAAGGACGAGGCTGAGTGCCGCAAGGCGATTGAGGGCTACCTGGACGAGACCGACGATCCGGAACTGGCGGCGCCGGCCACGGCCATTGTGGCGCCGCACCTGGATTACGAGCGAGGCTGGCCGAACTACGCAGGCGCGTACTACGGCTTCAAGGACCTGGACCCGCCGGACCGCATCGTGATCCTGGGGACGAATCACTTCGGGTTGGGAGACGGCGTGGTGATGTCGGAGTACGGGTTCGACTCGCCGATGGGTCACAATCCCGCGGACTCGATCGTCATCGGCATGTTGCTGGAGCAGTTTGGTCGGCCCCTGATTGTCGATCAGCTCGACCACCTTGCCGAGCACTCGATTCAACTGCAACTGCCATGGGTGCAGTATTTCTTTGGCGAAGTGCCGATCGTAGCCGCCCTGATTCCCGATCCGATGACGCCGATGATTCAGGACGATGATCAGCGGGTCCGAACGGAGGACTTCGTCACGGCGTTGGGGGACGTTTTGCAGGAAGTGGGCGGAACCACCCGGTTCGTGGCCTCCAGCGATCTGAGTCACGTCGGGCCGCAGTTCGGCGAGCCGCGGGCCGTCGACGAGCAGCGCCGGTTTGACGTTGAGCGACACGATCGCGAGATGCTGGTGAAGTTTCTCAGCGGCGATCCCGAGGAGTTCCTCGGGGCCATGCGCTGGAACAAGAATCCCACGCGCTGGTGCAGCATCGGGAACATGGCCGCGCTGCTGGCCCTCAGCGAGACGGACCGCCTCGAGCTGATCGATTACCGTCAAGCGTACGACGACCGGGGCTATGCGATGGTCAGCAGCGCTGCGGTCGCCTTGCTGTAATCGGGGATTGGTTCGTCATGATCGCCGTAGTTCAGCGGGTTGACGAAGCGAGCGTGAGCGTCGACTCACCGGCGTACGAGGCCCGGATCGGGCGCGGGCTGTGTGTGCTGCTGGCGGTCGAGCGGGGTGACGGCGAGGCCCAGGCCGAATGGATCGCCGGGAAGATCGCTCGGCTGCGCATCTTCCCCGACGAACAGGACAAGATGAACCGGTCCGTGCGAGATATCGCCGGGGCGGTGCTGCTGGTGAGTCAATTCACGTTGGCGGGGAACTGCGCGAAGGGGAATCGCCCGAGCTTCGCCGGCGCGGCCGAACCTCGTATCGGCGAAGACTTATATGAATCGGTGGCTCAACGGCTGCGCACCAAGCACGAGCTGTCCGTAAAGACCGGCG includes:
- the amrB gene encoding AmmeMemoRadiSam system protein B encodes the protein MSLESLPKHLRLPHLRPLQPMPVRKDGKAYIALRDPAMLSKQTMIVPAQAMAALQQFQGQRTIDKIAQQLNGDVDQLIELAKQLDKLGLLWGPTFEQLETELKEKLQSKGAFPATASRAMGKDEAECRKAIEGYLDETDDPELAAPATAIVAPHLDYERGWPNYAGAYYGFKDLDPPDRIVILGTNHFGLGDGVVMSEYGFDSPMGHNPADSIVIGMLLEQFGRPLIVDQLDHLAEHSIQLQLPWVQYFFGEVPIVAALIPDPMTPMIQDDDQRVRTEDFVTALGDVLQEVGGTTRFVASSDLSHVGPQFGEPRAVDEQRRFDVERHDREMLVKFLSGDPEEFLGAMRWNKNPTRWCSIGNMAALLALSETDRLELIDYRQAYDDRGYAMVSSAAVALL
- a CDS encoding D-tyrosyl-tRNA(Tyr) deacylase yields the protein MIAVVQRVDEASVSVDSPAYEARIGRGLCVLLAVERGDGEAQAEWIAGKIARLRIFPDEQDKMNRSVRDIAGAVLLVSQFTLAGNCAKGNRPSFAGAAEPRIGEDLYESVAQRLRTKHELSVKTGVFGARMKLSVVNNGPVTLIVQQSHKG